One Spiribacter halobius DNA segment encodes these proteins:
- the mobA gene encoding molybdenum cofactor guanylyltransferase MobA → MPETVTAIILAGGRATRMGGEDKGLIALAGRPMIAHVLDAVRPQVDAIIINANRNHERYAAFGLPVVADREGGFQGPLAGMASGLAHCDTPLALTLPCDGPLVPADLVARLRAALGDGDAAVAHDGERLQPAHALLRAPVLPSLERFLADGGRKIDRWYASLDVREADFSGQRELFINVNTPEEHARLEARLDPGRETTTP, encoded by the coding sequence ATGCCGGAGACCGTGACCGCGATCATCCTCGCCGGCGGGCGGGCGACCCGCATGGGCGGCGAGGACAAGGGCCTGATCGCGCTGGCCGGGCGACCCATGATCGCCCATGTCCTCGACGCCGTGCGCCCGCAGGTGGACGCGATCATCATCAACGCGAACCGCAACCACGAACGCTATGCCGCGTTCGGCCTGCCCGTGGTAGCGGACCGCGAGGGCGGGTTCCAGGGGCCGCTGGCCGGCATGGCGAGCGGCCTCGCTCACTGCGACACGCCGCTGGCGCTGACCCTGCCCTGCGACGGTCCGCTGGTGCCGGCGGACCTGGTGGCGCGGCTGCGCGCCGCCCTCGGTGACGGCGACGCCGCGGTGGCCCACGACGGCGAGCGCCTGCAGCCGGCGCACGCCCTGCTGCGAGCCCCGGTGCTGCCAAGCCTGGAGCGCTTCCTCGCCGATGGCGGCCGCAAGATCGACCGCTGGTACGCCAGCCTCGACGTGCGCGAGGCCGATTTCTCCGGCCAGCGCGAGCTGTTCATCAACGTCAACACCCCCGAGGAGCACGCGCGCCTCGAGGCCCGGCTCGACCCGGGACGGGAGACGACCACCCCATGA
- the moaA gene encoding GTP 3',8-cyclase MoaA: MAGNVTDRLDRPLRDLRISLTDRCNFRCTYCMPKALFGVSHQFMPRRELLSFEEIERLARLFVQLGVRKLRLTGGEPLIRRDIEDLVAMLSAIDGVEDISLTTNASLLTLDKAKALRAAGLRRITVSLDGIDDDTFRAMNDVGFPVAKVLQGIDNAAEAGLTPIKINMVVQRGVNEHDILPMAEHFRGSGHIVRFIEYMDVGNSNGWRLDEVMPSREVAELIGSRWPIEPVEPNYRGEVADRWRYRDGAGEIGVISSVSQPFCGDCSRARLSAEGKLYTCLFASRGHELRDRMRAGAGDDELLAYLRGIWSRRSDRYSELRTHETKPIDSRKIEMSYIGG, encoded by the coding sequence ATGGCGGGTAACGTTACCGACCGACTCGACCGCCCGCTGCGGGATCTGCGTATCTCGCTGACGGACCGATGCAACTTTCGCTGCACCTACTGCATGCCGAAGGCCCTGTTCGGCGTGAGCCACCAGTTCATGCCGCGCCGGGAGCTGCTCTCCTTCGAGGAGATCGAACGCCTCGCGCGGCTGTTCGTGCAGCTCGGCGTGCGCAAGCTGCGCCTCACCGGCGGCGAGCCGCTGATCCGGCGGGACATCGAGGATCTGGTGGCCATGCTCTCGGCCATCGACGGGGTGGAGGACATCAGCCTCACCACCAATGCCTCGCTGCTTACCCTGGACAAGGCGAAGGCGCTGCGAGCCGCCGGCCTGCGGCGGATCACCGTGAGCCTGGACGGCATCGACGACGACACCTTCCGGGCGATGAACGACGTCGGCTTCCCGGTGGCCAAGGTGCTGCAGGGCATCGACAACGCCGCCGAGGCCGGGCTCACGCCGATCAAGATCAACATGGTGGTCCAGCGCGGCGTCAACGAGCACGACATCCTGCCGATGGCCGAGCACTTCCGGGGCAGCGGGCACATCGTGCGCTTCATCGAGTACATGGATGTCGGCAACAGCAACGGCTGGCGCCTGGACGAGGTCATGCCCTCCCGCGAGGTCGCGGAGCTGATCGGCTCGCGCTGGCCGATCGAGCCGGTGGAGCCGAACTACCGCGGCGAGGTGGCCGACCGCTGGCGCTACCGGGACGGCGCCGGGGAGATTGGCGTGATCAGCTCCGTGAGCCAGCCCTTCTGCGGCGACTGCAGCCGCGCGCGGCTCTCCGCCGAGGGCAAGCTCTACACCTGCCTGTTCGCGAGCCGCGGCCACGAGCTGCGCGACCGCATGCGCGCCGGTGCCGGCGACGACGAGCTGCTGGCCTACCTGCGCGGTATCTGGAGCCGCCGCAGCGACCGCTACTCGGAGCTCCGCACCCACGAGACCAAGCCCATCGACAGCCGCAAGATCGAGATGTCCTACATAGGCGGCTGA
- the yqeC gene encoding selenium cofactor biosynthesis protein YqeC yields the protein MTDAELLETFGAERGIVCAVGAGGKKTTLYRLLAAHPGPVAVTASVMTTPPGRRLVEARLFTDAESLDTEVPAAGRQYRRIAYATAAAKSGRVSGVDPARIAALHRAGGFGLTLVKADGARMRSIKAPAEGEPQLVPGTATVLFVVSAGVFGEPLDERIAHRPAELSAVTGCAPGEALRPEHVARLLSDPQGALKGTAGMRVIPVINQVDDGERAALAREAATRALARSDALAHIVLAAMTAAEPVVDIVRRRDGEAN from the coding sequence ATGACCGACGCCGAGCTGCTCGAAACCTTCGGCGCCGAGAGGGGCATCGTGTGCGCCGTGGGGGCCGGCGGCAAGAAGACCACGCTCTACCGCCTGCTCGCCGCCCATCCGGGCCCGGTGGCCGTCACCGCCTCGGTGATGACCACGCCGCCGGGCCGGCGGCTGGTGGAGGCACGGCTGTTCACCGACGCCGAGAGCCTGGACACCGAGGTGCCGGCGGCGGGGCGCCAGTACCGGCGCATCGCCTACGCCACCGCCGCGGCCAAGTCGGGCCGGGTGAGCGGCGTGGATCCGGCACGGATCGCCGCGCTGCATCGCGCCGGCGGCTTCGGGCTCACCCTGGTCAAGGCGGACGGCGCGCGCATGCGCTCGATCAAGGCGCCCGCCGAGGGCGAGCCGCAGCTGGTCCCCGGCACCGCCACCGTACTGTTCGTGGTCTCCGCCGGTGTCTTCGGCGAGCCGCTCGACGAGCGTATCGCCCACCGGCCGGCAGAGCTCTCCGCGGTCACCGGCTGCGCCCCCGGCGAGGCCCTGCGCCCGGAACACGTGGCGCGACTGCTGAGCGACCCGCAGGGTGCACTGAAGGGCACCGCGGGCATGCGCGTCATCCCGGTGATCAACCAGGTGGACGATGGCGAGCGGGCGGCCCTTGCCCGCGAGGCGGCCACACGGGCCCTCGCACGCAGCGACGCACTGGCGCACATCGTGCTGGCCGCCATGACTGCCGCGGAGCCCGTGGTCGACATTGTCCGGCGGCGCGACGGCGAGGCAAACTGA
- the moeA gene encoding molybdopterin molybdotransferase MoeA, with the protein MSERLFSAGCGHDAPAMPLAEALQRILGAVGTVAARQRLAVRSALGRVLAESVTAPADVPAQDNSAMDGYAVRGEDRGTETLRLVGSAFAGHPFSGRLGTGECVRIMTGGVIPAGADTVIMQERARAEGERVHIESWPETGDNIRPAGEDLRAGETILGPGRRLTPADIGLLASVGRVEVAVHRRPRVAFFSTGDELRGLGEPLGPGEIHDSNRYTLHAMLTRLGAEVFDYGVVADEPAALAQAFRDASAEVDAVLTSGGVSVGEADFIGRILGEQGEVDFWSIAMKPGRPLTFGRVGTAWFFGLPGNPVSVMATFSQVVAPTLRQLAGENAAPPRRFRVRCRSRLRKKPGRMEFQRGRLVPGEDGTLEVESVGHQGSGILRSMSLADCFIVLPEDAGPVAAGEDVLVEPFDTLLR; encoded by the coding sequence ATGAGCGAGCGCCTGTTCAGCGCCGGCTGCGGCCACGACGCCCCGGCCATGCCTCTGGCCGAGGCCCTGCAGCGCATCCTCGGCGCCGTGGGCACGGTGGCCGCACGGCAGCGCCTTGCGGTACGCAGCGCCCTCGGTCGCGTCCTGGCGGAGTCCGTGACGGCCCCCGCGGACGTCCCCGCCCAGGACAACTCCGCCATGGACGGCTACGCCGTGCGTGGCGAGGACCGCGGCACCGAGACGCTGCGCCTGGTGGGCTCCGCCTTCGCCGGCCACCCCTTCAGCGGCCGGCTCGGGACAGGGGAATGCGTGCGCATCATGACCGGTGGGGTCATCCCGGCGGGCGCGGACACGGTGATCATGCAGGAGCGCGCCCGTGCCGAGGGCGAGCGCGTCCACATCGAGAGCTGGCCCGAGACGGGAGACAACATCCGCCCCGCCGGCGAGGATCTGCGCGCCGGCGAGACGATCCTCGGCCCGGGCCGGCGGCTGACCCCGGCGGACATCGGTCTGCTGGCCTCGGTGGGGCGGGTGGAGGTGGCGGTGCACCGCCGACCCCGGGTGGCCTTCTTCTCCACCGGCGACGAGCTCCGCGGCCTGGGCGAGCCACTCGGCCCCGGGGAGATCCACGACAGCAACCGCTACACGCTCCACGCCATGCTTACGCGCCTCGGCGCCGAGGTCTTCGACTACGGCGTGGTCGCCGACGAGCCGGCGGCGCTGGCGCAGGCCTTCCGCGATGCCAGCGCCGAAGTGGACGCGGTGCTCACCTCCGGCGGCGTCTCCGTCGGCGAGGCGGACTTCATCGGCCGCATACTCGGCGAACAGGGTGAGGTGGACTTCTGGAGCATCGCCATGAAGCCCGGCCGCCCGCTCACCTTCGGCCGCGTCGGCACGGCCTGGTTCTTCGGCCTGCCGGGCAACCCGGTCTCGGTGATGGCGACCTTCTCCCAGGTGGTGGCCCCGACCCTGCGCCAGCTCGCCGGCGAGAACGCCGCACCGCCGCGACGCTTCCGCGTGCGCTGCCGCAGCCGTCTGCGCAAGAAGCCCGGCCGCATGGAGTTCCAGCGCGGCCGCCTGGTCCCCGGCGAGGACGGCACCCTGGAAGTTGAGAGCGTCGGCCACCAGGGCTCCGGGATCCTCCGCTCCATGAGCCTGGCGGACTGCTTCATCGTGCTCCCGGAGGACGCAGGCCCGGTGGCGGCGGGGGAGGACGTTCTCGTCGAGCCTTTCGACACGCTTTTGCGCTGA
- a CDS encoding tetratricopeptide repeat protein yields MNMPRSAPPCPEAANTPGLDVDPLPAADNVAEHLGHSARGGRRLLLTGPEMSGRTATLRTWLAAAREGRWCHVHAAGLAPDRDSPAGVIHGLLTRLRRQLDAADALPLDESGLREALPGWLARLGTGPALIVIDDLDRITGSDLTGEPDWLPAHLPPGVTLVATARRGLLAERLRELGWERLDMNREADPATLLPDYAGAEDPVAAALADVGPERVPLLGALWAAPTGLDAETLAALGLPEPAGDPLVLQDGRRWRLRHAGLRDAVARTLLPGGAERRACHARLAAVIDEPLARARHLALAADWTGLLETLARPEALAAWRGAPFAWQSLWAELPARDTAISHLIQALDTLRRKSGEVERMALAHDGAGRILEQLEAPDAARAVREAAYTRLQALAPESPTRAAAAHQLALSRSAAGDQAGAAAPLREALELRETTLGEDHPDTRSTRAALAATLEANDDLDGATSAYARLLAAREATLGREDAALIPHLTNLGAVHRAANHLERARAPFERAVKLARRHYGDTHPALASALDNLGGLLYAGHDYAGAEARYREALDITQTLFGPGHPATAAGLHNLGTTLDALERFPEAERCFRRALEIRTAALGREHAETATTLHNLAGVLDVTGQREEAETLYREAVAVWKAVVGERHPATATSVNNLADLLRETRRYDEAEPLYRENLAIWSELYGLDHPNTAMTAAELGGLYADARRVDQAEPLLRDAVGRLERIMGIDSSLHVDSLCRLAALLRDTGRGAEGAALLKDAYDRAAGTTKVLSPQLQKLRRHLDALRRAGGGR; encoded by the coding sequence ATGAACATGCCGCGCAGCGCGCCCCCCTGTCCAGAGGCCGCCAATACCCCGGGCCTCGACGTCGATCCCCTGCCGGCGGCCGACAACGTGGCCGAGCATCTCGGCCACAGTGCCCGCGGCGGCCGCCGGCTGCTGCTCACCGGCCCGGAGATGAGCGGCCGCACGGCGACGCTCCGGACCTGGCTCGCCGCCGCTCGGGAAGGCCGCTGGTGCCACGTCCACGCGGCCGGACTGGCACCGGACCGCGACAGCCCCGCGGGCGTGATCCACGGGCTGCTGACCCGGCTGCGCCGGCAACTGGACGCCGCCGACGCCCTGCCGCTGGATGAGTCCGGCCTGCGCGAGGCGCTGCCCGGGTGGCTCGCGCGCCTCGGCACCGGGCCGGCGCTCATCGTCATCGACGACCTCGACCGCATCACCGGCAGCGACCTCACCGGCGAGCCGGACTGGCTGCCGGCGCACCTGCCGCCGGGGGTCACCCTGGTGGCCACCGCGCGCCGCGGGCTGCTCGCCGAGCGCCTGCGCGAGCTCGGCTGGGAGCGGCTCGACATGAACCGCGAGGCTGACCCGGCCACGCTGCTGCCGGACTATGCCGGCGCCGAGGACCCCGTCGCCGCGGCGCTCGCGGACGTCGGGCCGGAGCGGGTCCCGCTGCTGGGCGCGCTCTGGGCAGCCCCCACTGGTCTCGACGCGGAGACGCTGGCGGCCCTGGGCCTGCCGGAACCCGCCGGCGATCCGCTGGTGCTGCAGGACGGCAGACGCTGGCGCTTACGCCACGCGGGCCTGCGGGACGCCGTCGCCCGCACGCTGCTGCCGGGGGGTGCCGAGCGCCGGGCCTGCCACGCCCGCCTTGCGGCGGTGATCGACGAGCCGCTCGCCCGCGCCCGCCATCTGGCGCTCGCCGCGGACTGGACCGGGCTGCTCGAGACCCTGGCCCGGCCGGAGGCCCTGGCGGCCTGGCGCGGCGCACCCTTTGCCTGGCAGAGCCTGTGGGCGGAGCTGCCGGCTCGGGACACCGCCATCAGCCATCTGATCCAGGCTCTGGACACACTGCGCCGCAAGTCGGGGGAGGTGGAGCGCATGGCCCTCGCCCACGACGGCGCCGGCCGCATCCTCGAGCAGCTGGAAGCGCCGGACGCCGCCCGCGCCGTGCGCGAAGCCGCCTACACCCGACTGCAGGCCCTGGCGCCAGAGAGCCCGACGCGGGCGGCGGCGGCGCATCAGCTCGCGCTTAGCCGCTCGGCGGCCGGCGACCAGGCGGGCGCGGCGGCACCCCTGAGAGAGGCGCTCGAGCTCAGGGAGACAACGCTCGGCGAGGACCACCCCGACACGCGCTCCACCCGTGCGGCCCTGGCCGCCACCCTCGAAGCGAACGACGACCTGGACGGCGCAACTTCGGCCTATGCCAGGCTGCTCGCGGCCCGCGAGGCGACGCTCGGGCGCGAGGACGCGGCGCTGATCCCGCACCTGACCAACCTCGGTGCCGTGCACCGGGCGGCGAACCATCTGGAGCGCGCCCGCGCCCCCTTCGAGCGCGCCGTCAAGCTCGCCCGCCGCCATTACGGCGACACCCATCCCGCGCTGGCCAGCGCCCTGGACAACCTCGGCGGCCTACTCTACGCCGGCCACGACTACGCCGGCGCCGAAGCCCGGTACCGCGAGGCGCTGGACATCACGCAGACGCTGTTCGGCCCGGGGCATCCGGCGACGGCCGCCGGCCTGCATAACCTGGGCACCACGCTGGACGCCCTGGAGCGCTTCCCCGAGGCGGAGCGCTGCTTCCGCCGGGCGCTGGAGATCCGCACCGCGGCCCTCGGCCGCGAGCACGCGGAGACGGCCACGACACTGCACAATCTGGCCGGGGTGCTGGACGTCACCGGCCAGCGCGAGGAGGCGGAGACCCTCTACCGCGAGGCGGTGGCCGTCTGGAAGGCGGTGGTCGGCGAGCGCCATCCGGCGACAGCCACCAGCGTCAACAACCTGGCGGACCTGCTGCGGGAGACGCGCCGCTACGACGAGGCGGAGCCGCTGTACCGGGAGAATCTGGCGATCTGGTCGGAGCTCTACGGGCTGGATCACCCGAACACGGCGATGACGGCGGCGGAGCTCGGCGGACTGTACGCGGACGCGCGCCGGGTGGATCAGGCGGAGCCGCTGCTGCGGGATGCGGTGGGGCGGCTGGAGCGCATCATGGGGATCGACAGCAGCCTGCACGTGGACAGTCTCTGCCGGCTGGCGGCGCTGCTCCGGGACACGGGCCGTGGCGCGGAGGGCGCGGCGCTGCTGAAGGATGCCTACGACCGGGCCGCCGGCACCACCAAGGTCCTCTCCCCCCAGCTGCAGAAGCTGCGCCGCCATCTGGATGCGCTGCGCCGGGCGGGGGGTGGCCGATGA
- a CDS encoding biotin--[acetyl-CoA-carboxylase] ligase — protein MATNQPRDPRLAATLPPLYDPVFLERADSAVDEAARRAAAGADEGLLVWVGEQAAGRGQREAWRSPPGGLYAAVLLRPEFPAERLPELGLVSLLALGTAVAELLPPMTGLDYRWPNDLLINGHKVGGVAVHRPQADAAILATQLNVAPPVEGWEYASLVADGAAETTPGEALERYARYLLDWLQRWDEEGLAPVCQSLRARGLLSREEPITVHVAAGPVTGIPRGLEADGSLRLASDGTEKTVALADFFGR, from the coding sequence ATGGCAACCAATCAGCCACGCGACCCCCGGCTGGCCGCTACGCTCCCGCCGCTCTACGACCCGGTGTTCCTCGAGCGGGCCGACAGCGCTGTGGACGAGGCCGCGCGCCGGGCCGCCGCCGGGGCGGACGAGGGGCTGCTGGTCTGGGTGGGTGAGCAGGCGGCCGGGCGAGGCCAGCGGGAGGCCTGGCGCTCACCCCCGGGCGGACTCTACGCGGCCGTGCTGCTGCGCCCGGAGTTTCCCGCCGAGCGTCTGCCCGAGCTCGGTCTGGTGAGTCTGCTGGCCCTGGGCACTGCGGTGGCGGAGCTGCTGCCGCCGATGACCGGGCTCGACTATCGCTGGCCCAACGACCTGCTCATCAATGGCCACAAGGTGGGCGGCGTGGCGGTTCACCGCCCGCAGGCGGATGCCGCCATCCTGGCGACGCAGCTCAACGTCGCGCCGCCGGTGGAGGGCTGGGAGTACGCCTCGCTGGTGGCGGACGGGGCCGCGGAGACCACCCCGGGTGAGGCCCTGGAGCGGTACGCGCGCTACCTGCTGGACTGGCTGCAGCGCTGGGACGAGGAGGGCCTCGCGCCGGTGTGCCAGTCCCTGCGCGCCCGCGGCCTGCTCTCGCGGGAGGAGCCGATCACCGTGCACGTCGCGGCGGGCCCGGTGACCGGCATACCCCGGGGGCTGGAGGCGGATGGCAGCCTGCGGCTGGCCAGTGACGGCACCGAGAAGACGGTGGCGCTGGCGGACTTCTTTGGCCGCTGA
- a CDS encoding DUF6505 family protein encodes MRFLRALRLDDSDDAIYARAAQAGEWVVPGTFVFTFSEREPERLDEGERAAFRHGFLGLGSFGWTTLAVVVEMPEPERRQVLERLARHFVEHYGAPDLNAAMEVAREEVAFCESLCTPDINTVLSVQRELGDDGVREAFRVHRPRADWESAPVFRMEPE; translated from the coding sequence TTGCGCTTCCTGCGGGCCCTGCGCCTCGACGACAGCGACGATGCCATCTACGCCCGTGCGGCGCAGGCCGGTGAATGGGTGGTGCCGGGGACGTTCGTGTTCACGTTCAGCGAGCGCGAGCCGGAGCGCCTGGACGAGGGCGAGCGTGCGGCGTTCCGGCACGGCTTCCTCGGCCTGGGTTCCTTCGGCTGGACGACGCTCGCCGTGGTGGTGGAGATGCCCGAGCCGGAGCGCCGCCAGGTACTGGAGCGCCTGGCACGGCACTTCGTCGAGCACTACGGGGCGCCGGACCTCAACGCCGCGATGGAGGTGGCACGGGAAGAGGTGGCGTTCTGCGAGTCGCTCTGCACGCCGGACATCAATACCGTGCTCTCGGTGCAGCGCGAGCTTGGCGACGACGGGGTGCGCGAGGCCTTCCGCGTGCACCGGCCGCGGGCGGACTGGGAGTCGGCGCCCGTCTTCCGCATGGAGCCCGAATGA
- the hemF gene encoding oxygen-dependent coproporphyrinogen oxidase yields MPSVDPNAVHAYLLDLQDRICAELAAVDGGRFHEDRWDRPDGGGGRSRVLAGGAVFEQAGVNFSHVHGNRLPATASDRRPELAGRSFQALGVSLVVHPRNPYVPTSHANVRFFLAEAEGAEPVWWFGGGFDLTPYYPFDADCRHWHRVARDAVAPYGDDLYPRFKQWCDRYFHLPHRNEARGIGGLFFDDYDEGGFGHCFGLMRAVGDAYLEAYLPIVNRRRDTPYGERERQFQLYRRGRYVEFNLLFDRGTRFGIQSGGRTESILMSLPPLARWEYGWQPEPDTPEAALSRDYLRPRDWLEE; encoded by the coding sequence ATGCCAAGCGTCGATCCCAATGCCGTTCATGCCTACCTCCTCGACCTGCAGGACCGGATCTGTGCGGAGCTGGCGGCCGTGGATGGCGGGCGGTTCCACGAAGACCGCTGGGACCGGCCCGACGGGGGCGGGGGGCGCAGTCGGGTGCTGGCCGGGGGCGCGGTGTTCGAGCAGGCGGGGGTGAACTTCTCCCACGTCCATGGCAACCGGCTGCCGGCGACGGCAAGCGACCGCCGACCCGAGCTCGCGGGGCGCAGCTTCCAGGCCCTGGGCGTCTCGCTGGTGGTCCACCCGCGCAATCCCTATGTGCCGACGTCCCACGCCAATGTCCGCTTCTTCCTGGCGGAGGCCGAGGGGGCGGAGCCCGTCTGGTGGTTCGGGGGCGGCTTCGATCTGACGCCCTACTACCCCTTCGACGCCGACTGCCGGCACTGGCACCGGGTTGCGCGGGACGCCGTCGCGCCCTACGGCGACGATCTCTACCCGCGCTTCAAGCAGTGGTGCGACCGCTACTTCCACCTGCCCCACCGTAACGAGGCCCGGGGGATCGGCGGGCTGTTCTTCGACGACTACGACGAGGGCGGCTTCGGGCACTGCTTCGGGCTGATGCGCGCCGTGGGCGATGCCTATCTGGAGGCCTACCTGCCCATCGTGAACAGGCGCAGGGACACCCCCTACGGCGAGCGCGAGCGCCAGTTCCAGCTCTACCGCCGGGGCCGGTATGTGGAGTTCAACCTGCTGTTCGACCGCGGCACGCGGTTCGGCATCCAGTCCGGCGGGCGCACCGAGTCCATCCTCATGTCGCTGCCGCCCCTCGCCCGCTGGGAGTACGGCTGGCAGCCGGAGCCGGACACCCCGGAGGCCGCCCTCAGCCGCGACTATCTCCGGCCGCGGGACTGGCTGGAG
- a CDS encoding MoaD/ThiS family protein produces the protein MTEVAIELPAALQEIADGEARIVVRAERVRDALNAAGERHALLLPRILTRGGELRPYVNLFLDDEDIRALEGLETPLTGRRTLAVVPSVAGG, from the coding sequence ATGACCGAAGTCGCCATCGAACTGCCCGCTGCGCTCCAGGAGATCGCCGACGGCGAGGCACGCATCGTGGTGCGCGCCGAGCGCGTGCGCGACGCACTCAATGCCGCCGGCGAGCGCCACGCCCTGCTGCTGCCGCGCATCCTCACCCGGGGCGGCGAGCTCCGGCCCTACGTGAATCTGTTCCTCGACGACGAGGACATCCGTGCGCTGGAGGGGCTCGAGACCCCGCTGACCGGACGGCGCACGCTGGCGGTGGTGCCTTCCGTGGCCGGAGGCTGA
- a CDS encoding WD40/YVTN/BNR-like repeat-containing protein, translating to MSGAQAASEAIAVLVGTRKGLFIARADAGRQHWRVEGPHLAGYEVQSAFLDPRRPGVGFAAAHHPVWGIHVYRTEDHGRHWAPLAEVPRHRRDDGPESLQMIWCLAPADGARPQRLYAGIEPPGVFVSDDDGRHWEAFGGFNQHPDRTHWSPAKGGLAVHSVQADPHRPERLYAALSAGGVYRSDDDGGHWHALNRGVRAPYLPGQAPACGHCIHRLLVHPAQDGRLYQQSHHGTYRSDDHGGHWHEITAGLPSDFGYALATDPRDPDVLYTVPEDSSQFRATVGGRLRVYRTRDAGTSWEPLTAGLPQENVFVTILRDGLDSDGLAPLGLYLGTSSGHLFASRDGGDQWALVAGFLPGILCVRATSLEAAP from the coding sequence ATGTCCGGGGCGCAGGCCGCCAGCGAGGCCATCGCCGTGCTCGTTGGCACGCGCAAGGGATTGTTCATCGCCCGCGCCGATGCCGGGCGCCAGCACTGGCGGGTGGAGGGTCCGCATCTCGCCGGCTACGAGGTGCAGTCCGCGTTCCTCGATCCGCGCCGCCCCGGGGTCGGCTTTGCCGCCGCGCACCATCCGGTCTGGGGCATCCACGTCTACCGCACCGAGGACCATGGCCGGCACTGGGCGCCGCTGGCCGAGGTGCCGCGCCACCGGCGCGACGACGGCCCCGAGAGCCTGCAGATGATCTGGTGCCTGGCGCCGGCCGACGGCGCCCGCCCACAGCGCCTCTACGCCGGCATCGAGCCGCCGGGGGTGTTCGTCAGCGATGACGACGGCCGCCACTGGGAGGCCTTCGGCGGCTTCAATCAGCATCCGGACCGCACCCACTGGAGCCCGGCGAAGGGCGGCCTCGCGGTGCATTCGGTACAGGCCGACCCGCACCGCCCGGAGCGGCTGTACGCCGCGCTCTCCGCCGGCGGCGTGTATCGCTCGGACGATGACGGCGGCCACTGGCATGCGCTCAATCGCGGCGTGCGCGCCCCCTACCTGCCAGGCCAGGCACCAGCCTGCGGCCACTGCATCCACCGCCTGCTGGTGCACCCGGCGCAGGACGGCCGCCTCTACCAGCAGAGCCACCACGGCACCTACCGCAGCGACGACCACGGCGGGCACTGGCACGAGATCACCGCCGGGCTGCCCAGCGACTTCGGCTACGCCCTCGCCACCGACCCGCGGGATCCGGACGTGCTCTACACGGTGCCGGAGGACAGCAGCCAGTTCCGGGCGACCGTGGGCGGGCGCCTGCGGGTCTACCGCACGCGCGACGCGGGCACGAGCTGGGAGCCGCTGACCGCGGGGCTGCCGCAGGAGAACGTGTTCGTCACCATCCTCCGCGACGGCCTCGACAGCGATGGCCTCGCCCCCCTCGGCCTCTACCTCGGCACCTCCAGCGGGCACCTGTTCGCGAGCCGCGACGGCGGCGACCAGTGGGCGCTGGTGGCGGGATTCCTGCCGGGCATCCTCTGCGTGCGGGCGACCTCACTGGAGGCGGCGCCATGA
- a CDS encoding DUF6494 family protein, with translation MNEETMNISVRKFLKKVGVTSQREIETAVREAIESGKLKGDETLKAKITLEVEGLSLTHEIDGAIELE, from the coding sequence ATGAACGAAGAGACGATGAACATCAGTGTGCGCAAGTTTCTGAAGAAGGTGGGGGTGACCTCGCAGCGGGAGATCGAGACCGCGGTGCGGGAGGCCATCGAGAGCGGCAAGCTCAAGGGCGACGAAACCCTCAAGGCAAAGATCACCCTGGAGGTGGAGGGGTTGTCGCTGACGCACGAGATTGATGGGGCGATCGAGCTGGAGTAG
- a CDS encoding molybdenum cofactor biosynthesis protein MoaE has product MSEHVGAAPIDLDALLEAGDSPDAGALVVFGGTVRRHHDGKSVTAIEYSAYEPLAERALAEVEAETMERFDILSCLIRHRVGKLEVGELSVVVVVRAAHRAEAFEAGRYAIDTLKKTAPVWKREAYADGTEVYLQGEPLPGAGA; this is encoded by the coding sequence ATGAGCGAGCACGTCGGCGCTGCGCCGATCGACCTGGATGCGCTGCTGGAGGCGGGGGACTCCCCCGACGCCGGTGCGCTGGTGGTCTTTGGCGGCACCGTCCGCCGCCACCACGACGGCAAGTCCGTCACCGCCATCGAGTATTCCGCCTACGAACCGCTGGCCGAGAGGGCCCTGGCGGAGGTCGAGGCGGAGACCATGGAACGTTTCGACATCCTCTCCTGCCTCATCCGGCACCGGGTCGGCAAGCTCGAGGTGGGGGAGCTCAGTGTCGTTGTGGTGGTGCGGGCGGCGCATCGTGCCGAGGCCTTCGAGGCCGGCCGCTACGCCATCGACACGCTGAAGAAGACCGCCCCGGTGTGGAAGCGCGAGGCCTACGCCGACGGCACCGAAGTCTATCTGCAGGGCGAGCCCCTGCCCGGCGCCGGCGCCTGA